Proteins from a genomic interval of Hippocampus zosterae strain Florida chromosome 14, ASM2543408v3, whole genome shotgun sequence:
- the crip2 gene encoding cysteine-rich protein 2, producing the protein MASKCPKCDKTVYFAEKVSSLGKDWHKLCLKCDRCNKLLNAGGHAEHDGRPYCHKPCYAALFGPKGVNIGGAGSYVYDAPTGSNASAAVRDDAPGQAEEKKTFAAKAPSKAGGVTTFSGEANMCPRCNKKVYFAEKVTSLGKDWHRPCLRCERCSKTLSAGSHAEHDGQPYCHKPCYAILFGPKGVNTGGVGSYIYDPTQ; encoded by the exons ATGGCTTCAAAATGCCCCAAGTGTGACAAGACGGTCTACTTCG CCGAGAAGGTGTCGTCGCTGGGCAAGGATTGGCACAAGTTGTGCCTCAAGTGCGACCGATGCAACAAGCTGCTCAACGCCGGCGGACACGCTGAG CACGACGGAAGGCCCTACTGCCACAAACCGTGCTACGCCGCCCTCTTCGGGCCAAAAG GCGTGAACATCGGCGGCGCCGGTTCCTACGTGTACGACGCGCCAACCGGCAGCAACGCGTCGGCCGCCGTCAGGGACGACGCCCCCGGTCAGGCCGAGGAGAAGAAGACATTCGCCGCCAAGGCTCCCTCCAAAG CTGGAGGCGTCACCACTTTTTCCGGCGAGGCCAACATGTGTCCCAGATGTAACAAGAAAGTGTATTTTG cCGAGAAGGTGACGTCACTGGGCAAAGACTGGCATCGCCCCTGCCTGCGCTGCGAAAGGTGCAGCAAGACTTTATCTGCTGGCAGCCACGCCGAG CACGACGGCCAGCCTTATTGCCACAAGCCATGCTACGCCATCCTCTTCGGGCCCAAAG GCGTCAACACGGGCGGCGTAGGCAGCTACATCTACGATCCCACCCAGTGA